The following are encoded together in the Halopseudomonas salegens genome:
- a CDS encoding YceD family protein, with translation MSGPIPEFIDPRRLADRGVTLQGAISADRLPRLLAAVNAVADEVNVVLNFARDEQGLATLHGHYQAQVEMTCQRCLEGVTLPLDSRCEVGFVVSDEAARQLPRHYEPVIVDDEKLNLLSLIEEELLLALPAVPMHPLEKCQHPDGFTPDEGPEEEEAERPNPFSVLAKLKRDT, from the coding sequence TCATTGATCCGCGTCGGCTAGCGGATCGCGGCGTCACCCTGCAAGGGGCAATCAGCGCCGATCGTTTGCCCCGTCTTCTGGCTGCAGTCAATGCGGTTGCTGATGAGGTCAACGTTGTGTTGAACTTTGCACGTGATGAACAGGGGCTGGCCACTTTGCACGGGCATTATCAGGCACAAGTGGAAATGACCTGTCAGCGGTGCCTGGAGGGTGTAACCCTGCCACTGGATAGCCGCTGCGAGGTCGGGTTTGTGGTCAGTGACGAGGCAGCCAGACAACTGCCACGTCATTATGAACCGGTCATTGTGGATGATGAAAAGCTCAATCTTCTGTCGCTGATTGAAGAAGAGCTGCTGCTGGCATTGCCGGCAGTACCCATGCATCCTTTGGAAAAATGTCAGCACCCTGACGGCTTTACGCCGGATGAGGGCCCTGAAGAGGAGGAGGCCGAGCGCCCCAACCCCTTCAGTGTGCTGGCCAAGTTGAAACGCGATACCTAA
- the rpmF gene encoding 50S ribosomal protein L32, translating into MAVQQNKKSRSARGMRRSHDALTSPALSVDNSTGETHLRHHVSPDGFYRGRQVVNKDNDE; encoded by the coding sequence ATGGCTGTACAGCAGAACAAAAAGTCCCGTTCCGCACGTGGCATGCGTCGTTCGCACGATGCATTGACCTCACCGGCCCTGTCGGTGGATAACTCTACCGGTGAAACCCACCTGCGTCACCACGTGTCTCCGGACGGTTTTTATCGTGGTCGCCAGGTCGTCAACAAGGACAACGACGAATAA